Genomic window (Rhodothermales bacterium):
AATCCTATGCGCCTCGCCCTGCTCACCGATGGCCTGTATCCCTACGAAATCGGGGGGATGCAAAAACACACGTATTACCTGGCGAAGCACCTGGCCCGCGCCGGCGCTCGGGTGGACCTGTACCACGTCCGCCCGCTGGATGCGCCGGCCGTGGACGAAGCCTCGCTGTTTACGCCGGACGAGTGGGCCAACCTGCGGTTAATCAGCGTCGACCGAGCGCCGGCGCGGCGGTTTCCGGGGCACTACGTGTGGGAATCGCTCCAGTCCTCCATCGCCCTCTGGGAGGCGCTGAAGGGGCGGCTGGATGTCAATTTTATCTACGCGCAGGGGTTCGCCGGCTGGGAAACCATCCGCCAGAAACGCCGCGGCGCGGCCGTCCCGCCCGTCGGCGTCAACTTCCATGGGTTCGAGATGTGGCAGAAGCCGGCATCGCTCCACGCCCGGCTGGAGCAGTGGCTCCTGCGGCCGTTCGTCCGCTGGAATGTCGAACACGCCGATGTGGCGCTGTTGCTGGGACGCAGCCTGGCGACGGTGTTCGCGAAGACGGGCGTCGTGCCCCGCCACCTCGTCGAATCCCCGAATGGGGTCACGGCCGACTGGCTCTTCGCCGGCACGCGACCCGAGGAACACCCTCTACCTCGCCCCGCGCGGGCGTTCGTCCGCTTCGTCTTCATCGGCCGTTACGAGCGGCGTAAAGGGATCGAGGAATTGCACCAGGTGATCGCGAAGCTGGCGCCCGATCATGCCTTCCACATCGACTTCGTCGGGCCCATTCCGCCGGCTCTCCAGCTCCGATCTACCCATGCCACCTATCACGGACCGGTGCGCGATGAGGAGGTGATGCGGGGGATTCTTCGGGAAGCGGACGTCCTCATCTGCCCCAGCTATGCCGAGGGGATGCCAACGGTGATCCTGGAAGCGATGGCTTCCGGTCTCGCTGTCATCGCCACGGACGTTGGCGCCGTGGGCGACCTCGTTGGCCCCGAAACGGGGTGGATGATCCCGCCCGGCGACACGGACGCCCTCGCGCGGACGCTCGTCGAGGTGCTGAACGCGCCGGCCGCCATCGAAGCGAAGCGCCGCACAGGCCAGGAGCGCATCCGGCAATCCTATCTCTGGAACACTGTCGCGCACGACACCCTGCGCAACATCAAGGCCACACTCACATGACCTCCTCTGTCCTCAACCGCCCTCCGATGCGGCCCCTGCACCCTTCGCCGGGGGTCATCCGCATCGCGGTGTTGTTCTCCGAGCTATCGGGCTACGTGCGGGCGTGCCTCGCGGCGCTCCGTGCGCGCCACGGCGCCGAGGTGCTGGTGATCCATTGGCCCGTGGCGGACGAGGCGCCGTTCGCTGAAGCGGATGGCTGGGCCGACGCCGTCTATTCCAAACGCGGCCGCACGCCGGCCGAGCTGCTCGCCCTGCTGGAGGTGTTCGCGCCGAAAGGCATCCTCATGTCCGGCTGGATCGACCGCGACTACCTGCAACTCGCCCGCCACTACCGGCAACGCGGCGTGCCGGTCATCGCCGGCACCGACACACCCTGGCGCGGCACAATCCGCCAGCGCGCCGCCACCCTGGCCGCGCCCCGGATGCTGCACAGCGCCATCGATACCCTGTGGGTCGCCGGCGACCGCCAGCGCGACTTCGCCCGACGCCTCGGGTTCGCGGGCGAGCGCTGCCTGAGCGGGTTTTACGCGTGTGACTGGGACCGCTTCGCCACCGCGTATGCCCGGCGCGACCCCGCCGCCCCGCCGGCATTCCTGTTCGTGGGCCGCTACCACCCCGACAAGGGCCTGGACGACCTGCTCTCCGCCTACGCTCGGTACCGCGCGGACGCCGCCGATCCCTGGCCGCTTGTCTGCGCCGGCGCCGGGCCGCTCAAGCTGCACCTCGCGAGCGTGCCGGGGGTGGTGGACCTCGGGTTCGTCCAGCCGGACGATCTCCCAGAACTCATGGCCCGCGCCGCCGCCTTTGTCCTCCCCAGCCGGCACGAGCCCTGGGGCGTGGCCATCCAGGAAGCCGCCGCCACCGGCCTGCCCCTCCTCTGCTCCACCGCCTGCGGCGCCACGACGAGCCTGCTGCAGGACGGCTACAACGGATTTTTGGTCGAGCCCGGCGTTCCCGAGCAGCTCGCCGGCCAGCTGAGTCGCCTCGCGGCGCTCACCGCCGCCGAGCGCCAGTCGATGGGCGACCGCAGCCACGACCTCTCCCGGCAGTTCACGCCCGACCGGTGGGCGGATACGCTCGTCCGGGGCATCGCCGCGTTGCGGACCACGCCATGATAACCACCACGCTCCGCCTCACTGGCTTCTCTACCGAGACCTCCCGGCAGACGCCGGCGCTACGCGCGCCCCTGGCACTCGGCCTCTTCGCCCTGCTGGTGGTGTTGAAGCTGGCGCCAGCGCTCACGCCGCTCGTCTACCTCGGCCTCGCCCTTCAGGCGTGGCGGGGTCCGAAGGAGACGATCCAGGCGCTGACGCTCCTGTTTGTGGTGCTCAACCTCAACCCCGGTCTGTTCGGGGCGCACGGCCAGGGCGCCTCGCTGCGCTGGCTGGTGCTGATGAGCGCCCTGGGGCGAACGGTGTGGGATGGGGTGCTGGGCGGTAAACCGTGGCCGGCACGAATCCTCCAGCCGCTACTGCTTTTCGCCGGCGCCGGCGTCGTGCTCGCCCTCGTGGGCAGCCGGCTGCCCACGATCTCTGTCTTCAAACTCGCGGCGTTCACCATGGGCGCGGTGGCCATCCTCACCAGTTTTTACCGAACCACCGAGCTGACCGAGTACTGG
Coding sequences:
- a CDS encoding glycosyltransferase family 4 protein, whose product is MTSSVLNRPPMRPLHPSPGVIRIAVLFSELSGYVRACLAALRARHGAEVLVIHWPVADEAPFAEADGWADAVYSKRGRTPAELLALLEVFAPKGILMSGWIDRDYLQLARHYRQRGVPVIAGTDTPWRGTIRQRAATLAAPRMLHSAIDTLWVAGDRQRDFARRLGFAGERCLSGFYACDWDRFATAYARRDPAAPPAFLFVGRYHPDKGLDDLLSAYARYRADAADPWPLVCAGAGPLKLHLASVPGVVDLGFVQPDDLPELMARAAAFVLPSRHEPWGVAIQEAAATGLPLLCSTACGATTSLLQDGYNGFLVEPGVPEQLAGQLSRLAALTAAERQSMGDRSHDLSRQFTPDRWADTLVRGIAALRTTP
- a CDS encoding glycosyltransferase family 4 protein; protein product: MRLALLTDGLYPYEIGGMQKHTYYLAKHLARAGARVDLYHVRPLDAPAVDEASLFTPDEWANLRLISVDRAPARRFPGHYVWESLQSSIALWEALKGRLDVNFIYAQGFAGWETIRQKRRGAAVPPVGVNFHGFEMWQKPASLHARLEQWLLRPFVRWNVEHADVALLLGRSLATVFAKTGVVPRHLVESPNGVTADWLFAGTRPEEHPLPRPARAFVRFVFIGRYERRKGIEELHQVIAKLAPDHAFHIDFVGPIPPALQLRSTHATYHGPVRDEEVMRGILREADVLICPSYAEGMPTVILEAMASGLAVIATDVGAVGDLVGPETGWMIPPGDTDALARTLVEVLNAPAAIEAKRRTGQERIRQSYLWNTVAHDTLRNIKATLT